CCTGGCCAAGTTGATTTGAGCATGGGAAGTTAGGTCACGGATTTGGCCAAGGCCTGACCAAGTTGTATGAGTTGTGCTAGCAATGCTACAGATTTGGCCAAGATTTGTCCAACTTGTTTTGAGCGTGTAAAGTTATGCCACGGTCTTGGTGCAAGATCAGGCCAATTTAGGGTTTACGACTTGGCGGTGATTCACAGCCTATAGGCGCGATAGCGGCTATGCCACAATCTTTTCCATGGCTTGCCAAGTTGGCATTGGCTATGAGATTTATGCTATGGACTTGGCCGATAATTTTGGGATGGTTTCATTCAGGACATAAGTCCATTTTTATCTTAGTTGGAGCGTCATGAGCTGCAGCGGTTATGATGTGACCTTGGCCAACTATAAGAGATGCAATGTAAGCTACGGATTTGGCTATAACTTTCCAAGGTGCCATGATATCTATGCCAATGATTATGACCTAATCATTGGGTGGCtataatttagggtttgatcTGTGGCAATATGCCATACCCAAATTTAGAATATAATGCCATTTCAATATGAAATTGAATACGATATCGCCGACTTATCCGTGGGAGTTTACGACTTGAGACGATACTCGATATGGCTATGTTTATTTTGTACAGGTGGAGATCATCTGAAGGGTAGTTGCCACCAGCATCAGCGGCAACCTGAGGACgatattgctctatactagcagtcaATCCGTCCGGGAGCTGTCCAATCAGTATGATAAAGAGAGTACAGTATTGGTACTGAAATACtccataaatatatatatataatacgatAGTTAAATCGGAGGTCGGATATGCATTACTGATTCTCTTGCGGAATACGAGTTGTAGATACAAATCCTTgattctgatgtcgggtcagggaTTCTCATATTACGTTTCTGAAACCGAGCAGGGTAATTTTACAATTTGTGTCCTTGTCAAAAACTCACCATCAACACACATATTAGAAATTAGTTTTAAATTAAAAAACTTCCTACTTTTTTTCGTATAAAACACAAAATTAGTTTTTTTCCTAAAAAGTAACCTCCTCTAAATCcctggaaaaaaaataataccaATTTGTATTAAGAAACTAAGAAGGGTCACATGCTTCACCAAATCATAGTTGCACCGTTTTCTTTTGGACTAAAAAAGTTAGAGCATCCATAATTATCCTTGCTAGTTTGAGGCTTATAAGTTTTATTTAAGGCCTAAAAGATACAAAggaatattttgtaaaatcaaaaacTCTTTATCCAATTATTTTAGTTAATAGCTAACTTGCCCCCCATTTATTAGTGTTAGTACGATTGATTAATAAATGTTTAACTTGTTAACTCAAAAATCAACTAATGTTAATGATCATcaaacatgaatttttttttttttgtaaaaatcaTCAACCAAGAATCGGTGGATGTCATGCTCTCGTAGGCCGATACTTGTTGATGTTCATCATGCATGAAAAAAACCCAGAATCAGACGATACTAGTTACTTACATAGATCGATTGTAGCATCAAGATAAACAGAATAAAAACATTAAGAAATTATTTTACCCAGAATTGGTTGATATGaaccttaacattgaccgattaTCTGCTGgtgctaaaaaaaatcaaaccttaTTTAAATCCATACTCGAGTTGGGAATgattatgatttcatactcattttcagtTTGAGCATATAAAATCAACCCGTTCTCAAATCAAATCGTACTCATATGCATTTTCAATTTGAGTATAAATTTTATACTCGACTGAAATCGAGTGTACATCACCGGGCTTTAGAATGAGTaggatttcatactcattttatgatcgagtattaactggAAAAAATGGGTAACCCAAAATCGATCTTTATAAGTCCCCATTGGCCGAttttgggttgatgttcttcaaccacgaagaacatcaagaacAATCGGTTGACGTGAATGTGAATATCAGCCGACTGTTCAAAATAGGCTAATATGGACATTCATATCAACCGATTCTCGATAAAACCATGCGAATCTCAACCTTCAAATTTGGGGGAAAGAAGGTACAAAAACCTCTCACATGGGCTAGTTTTGGAGAACTTTTTGTAACACAAACAGTACATAAACAACACTTCTAAATTTTGCCAAACAACACTCGATACTACAGCTAAGAGTAAAGATTCCATTAATTAATATTTAAAACGTCAGACAAttataagaagaaaatgaaagaaaaggCAATATTGAACTGCAGTGCTGTCCCCTAGAACATGATCTGATATGCTTCCATTCTTTAAATTTTATTCAGAACGGTGGACAAGGCTTCAAAGATTTCGTTGGCGAGAGCCTTTTCATCTGTGCTAATAATGGTCTGTGCAGGATGGAATTGTATTAAAGCCTTACTGGGCTCACTGATTTCTAAGAAGCTTCTGTCTTGGCTTATAGACCCATTTATGCCCCTGCCATTCAATGCTTCAAGTAGTAGCTTTGAATCAGGGGAATCCCAATGTGTCAGATCATGCATTATTGAAGAGTCAATCGGCTCCTTCATAGAAACTAGCACATACTTCCCATTATGTATGAAGATTTTCCCTCTTAATCTGGCAATGGCAATACTTTCATGTTCCATTCTTCTAGGTTCGAGCTGGAAGGCCAACTCTGTTTCCATGTTAGTCACGTAATCTCTCACACGTGGTAAATGTAACATTTCGTTGATGGAATAATGAATGCATGAGAATGAACTTGTGACATGACTAGGAAATTGCTGCCTCAGATCCTCTGGAAACTATttcaaacaggaaaaaaaaaatgaacgctCGGTATTGAAGAACAAGAATCACAGACTATAAACCTAGGAGCTCGAGAGTGCAGACATGATCGAACTTATGGAACTTTAACAGAATAACGAAATCTGAATTTTCAACCAAGACAGTAAGTAAATCAAATTTACCAGAACATATTCTGGTTGTAGCATGTCCAGCAATGGTTGAATTTTCTCCATCCTACAAACAGAGAACGAACTGTCAGACAGTGACGATTGTCGCATCAAATTTCCAAACTTCAATAACACAAAAATCAAGTGGTTATCACAAATCGACTCAGCAATTTCATGCATGTGTTGCAAACTGATAGGCATTATGTGTAGAGCTCTATAATCTAGTTAAAGTTCTGTAATTACTGAGTCGATTTGTTATCCACCAGATATTTCCAAGGTACTGCATATGGAGATTTTTGGAACAGAATATTTACAAACTTAGAAGTATAGATATTGCTCTGCTAATTCTATCCTATCCCATCAAAATTTATAAAAACTACTAAAACAACAAGAATGATGTTAACAGTGCAACTAGGATAAGTTACACGGCTGAAAATAGTTTTCAACCATGACTTTATGCTCCTAGGTTATCAAAAGCTGTATTGCCATTTCAAATGCATAGACGAATTGCAAAAAGATGGTCATCAGATTTCATTAAATACTTCCCAGCAAGATATTTCCTAAATTAACTATCACAAAAAGCATCTATTTGGTTGCAAAAAGAGGCATCTAAAGAATTAAAAAATCGAGCAAGTGCGATGAGCTTACTTTATTCCAGAAAGAAATGAACATTGAAGGACTTTCATAGCAACTGGCTTGAAAGGCAACAAAGCTAGCTCCGCGTCCACTCCTTGCTGCAGCCGCATAAAATTTACCCAATTAGAGGAAGTGGTTAAGACTACACCAATACCATATTTAATTGCAATTCAATAGAGGAAGATAGTTATCGGACTTCAGTAAACATAGAATCACAGCATACCTCAAGAACAAGTAAAGAGTTATGATCACTGCTCCATCTTCGAAGAAAGTGCACAACGGGGCCAATCCGGAGGCTCCAGTGAGGAGAGAAAACTATGCAAGGTTCCTGAAATGTCATTCTGTCCATTGTTTAAACGTTATGTAAATGctgtaatatttcattacttccatGCAAAGCAATACCACTAATACTCATGGTTTTAAAAGCCATTTGAACATACGCCTCGAGGCACCCCTTGCCTTGTCTGCATTTTTCTGCCTCATGACCGTTTATTTGAGATGCTTAATTGCTCAGAAATGATGGTGTTATAGTAAGTTTTCAAATACTGGGTCCTTTTTACATATTTAGCGGTTTCTTGTCTTTCGAGTAAAGGCGGTAGAGGCAAAACCTAACCTCTCTTAAGGTTTCCCACTCTCAGGTTATTATGCCAAGGGATAAAAGAGCATATGCAGGACTGTGAAATTAGTTTCACAATAGAATGAAGGTAACTGCAAGATTTCTTAAAACATAAAAGAGGAGATCTTACAAAAAATCAGGTGAATGAATTTCTTTGAATAAGTGAAGATTGTTTCTTTTTATGAGGTCTCCATGACCAAATAACGCTTCACCTGAATAAAGCTGTATATAAAGCAATTATTAGTTTCTTCTATTTAAAAAAATTAAGCATTGCATATAAGTTACACATAGAGATAAAGCCCTGTGCATACCTTTTCTTGACGTTGCCTGCATAGCCATTCTGGCACAACATTCGTATAATCCAATACTTCTTTTGCCACAGAGGAGACTATAAGTATAGGAACCTGTACATATGGATAAATTAGCTAAAAGCAACATTATGCACTTCAGTCAATTCTGGTCTGCTTTGATTCAAAATATTCAGAGATCAGTATCCAGTAGGATATTCATGTTGACACTTTATGTAAATGACGAGCATATTGGGAAACCTTCTATCTGAAATGAACAAGCAAAAACACAGCAGTAACATTTTGTGAAAATTTTCCAAAACATAACCAACATGGACGTAACCACAAAAGCATATGTTTTATTTATAATAATAAAACTTATTGTACAACAATATATGCTGAATGTGAAGAATTTTCTGCATCGACATAGCTGACCCACACTTAACAGCCTAGATAAATTGTAGTTGATTGTCAATTTGGTACCTGACCAACCGTAGACTTTTGCAAATGCAACAAATATAACAGAAACTAGAAAGAAAAGCGAGAAAAAATTACCTTCAGATTTGAAGATTTGAGGGATAGTGATATTTGCTCTAGAAGTTGGAGGACTATTCCAAGGCGACCAATGGGAACAAGAACAGAACCTCCTGCTTTAACAGAATCGATTGCATGGGCACATATGTAAGCTAGCTTATCCATTTCTTCTGAACTTTCGCCCGTGTTAACCACTGATTTGCTAAATTCTTCTTCCGAGTCATTTCCATTCCTACCACATGATAACCAAAAAACATTACAAACTTCATCTTTCATTAGGAACAGAAGAATAATGGGAACAAAGATTGCCCTTTAACAATAAAGAACAAAATCATACATCGGAACTGTGGCAGAGCTAAGACCAAAAGAAACAGGAAGTGGCATTAATGGTGTAGAAGACATGTACCTGAAAGCCAGGACATCAGAAGCAGTTGGAACTTGAAAGGTAGGAAAGTTCCTATTCCCATCAGCATCCTTAGCAGCACTATGCAAGAGTGACAAATCTGAAAATATGATCACATCATTCCCTTGCAGAGAATGGTAATCAAAATTCATTGCATGAGCAGAGTCAAAAATGGAGCTTGACAGCCATGTGATGCTTCTTCCTGAACTACATATTGTCCAATTAGATGAGCCTATTTCCAGACCTGAGCTGAACGGTTTTATGATTAATGTGTCACTGAAGCATGTTTCTTCACCGTATTTGAGATATTGCAATCTCTCCGTGCACTTCTCCACATTTTCTGCACTGATCAAAAACGCTTATCACATTATCAAGAATCATAAAGACATTCGCGCAACTAGTTGAAACATAGAACAACATTACAAAATCAGTTTTGTTCAAGGGAACAGTTATAAGCGTTTGATTATACGTATGCTAACATCCACAATCCTTCACATTTATAAACATAGAACAACATTGGAAAATCAATTTTGTTCAAGGGAACATTTATAAGCGTTTGACTATACGTATGCTAATATCCACAATCTTTCACATTTTCAGCACCGATACAACCTGTTTAGCTACTATAAGAATGGCACTTAAAAAGTTCAATTGAAAGAACAGCCCAGCTCACGGTATGCTTAGCATGATGGACAAGCCGGTATTTTCCAGTACCAAAGCTTCAATTACAATCAAACTTGAATAGATTTAATGAATTGAGCTTcattgtttttgttcttttaaaATTTTAGATCTTCAAAAGGATGCTAAACATCCACACTATAATCTTTCTAAAGTTTTTCACAGATCGTCCTTCAACTGTTACGAAACATAACGTCAAACTAAAGAAAGAAAAAGGTGCTTGTCGGCTTGTCCTGCATCCCAAAGTCTTTTGcagttaattttttttggaaattctcCCTAGTGATAACGATAaatttaagaaaaaagaaaagccaTGCACAGTTACCAATACAATGGTTGCCAGCTACCCAAGTCTGCTCCATTTTCACCCACTGCAATGTTTTTCACTGTCGGATGAAGCAATTTAATCTCTTCCCAAGTCATCCATCGGGGGTATTCAGATTGATTAGTACCATAGTATTGCTTGAATTCCTTTTGCATCGATACAAGATCCAACATCATGAGCCTCCCAAGTGTTGCAGCAGCTTCTGTAGCATagatctaaaccaaaccaaacaaaatcaaaaccataaatccAATCAAGAGACTGCTAATAAACCAAGTataacaagaaaagaaaactcaaGTTTCTCCCACGGTGTTTACCTTGGCGGAGAAATTCTCATTTCGGGTAAGAAATGGTAATCCAAGCATACCCATTGGGCTCGAAATTAGTACCAAATCAATGGAAGATACATCCCACAAATTCAAGTTAGTGACAGTTCTGTAACAAGGCTCTGCATGGATTAAATCGTCCGCATGGAGAGTTTTCTCAATTCTCCGCCTCTTTGGTTCACATGAATATAAAAGGCTATTAGGAATTTCAACAGCTTCAGGTTGATAAGAACTAGTTGGGATTGGCGAGAATATTGTAAGAGCGGAAAGGTCAATTGGGCAATCAAGTAAGATATTAAAGTCGCACAGAGTGATTATGTAGCATGGTGGAAAGTGATATCCATCTCCTTTGCTTAAGCATGTCTGAGAAAAGAGACAAAAAAGTAACCTCACACAACTGATACTCAATTTTATATCACTGcaacaagaaaaatatataaaatacaaGGGAAACACCAATAAAATGAGAGTATATGGAGGGAGGGAGAAACTCACAAGCTTCATGGAGACAGCAGAAAAACAATTTGCTCTAAATACTTCTTCTCATTCAATTGATAGTCTGATGTTTAAACCTTCGCGGCAATCATTAATGGATGGAAATCCCAACTCTCACTCTCACTCCCCTATATTGTAGCTTCCCCTATATTGCAATTGCTCCACCCTAAAAGAGTTTGAGACATAAAAACCCTATATTTGCACTAAGACCTAAATAATATTTCCTTTACAAGGATTAAAGATGGCAAAAGCAGCTTACCCTATTAAGATGCCTCAGGTTCTTTCAACTTCTTAAGTCCAGTAATCCCTGAAAATTCAAATAGAGGTATGTAATGGAAGTGAGGCAAACGGAGATGAGCAGAGTCTAATATTTACaaatatattttcaaatattagttataagttacgaccaagaattcaaaaatcagtTATAAGCTTACACAAGTGTTTCTACACATCATAACAAGTCTATACTTGTAAATGAGTCTTCCAAGTCCGAGGATAAGTTACTCGATGACCTTGTATCACTGGATTTCCATCTTAAAACTGAATTCCTAATAAGGGTTCTTGGTACCTGAGAAGCAATTTATTAGAACAGTGGGAACAAATTTACGAACAAGTAAAAAGATATGATTAGCATGAGACAAACTAGAAGTACCCGAAACTAGAAGCACAATATAAACAGTTATTTCAATAACAGTTAGAAGGGAAAGCAAATTAATTAAGAAAGAGTGATTAGCAAGTATACAAGAAAAGCCCAGGTATCACAAGCCGAGTTTGTGAAGAGCAGTGTGGACTTCCTGGATTTACACTAAAAGTTTTTGGATTATTATACAATACTTCAACATTAGGAAAACTAGAAAGGAATAGGATAGAATAAACGAACAGTCAAAGAAAAAGGGTTGTATTCAAACATTGAAGACTATCTCCCGTGAAAAAACGCACAAGTGATACAGATGTTATGAAAGGAAAGAAGTTTTCAAGTTACAATGATATATTGTTCGGCACTTAGGCTAATATCTGTCAAAACCAGACGTGTAATGATAGTTTGCCTATCATTTTTAATGTAACTCGATAGATAGCTGCAAGCAAGTTGATGTGGCATGAGATTCTATAGGAGCTATTGTCCCATCACATATACCAACTATTCAATCCAAACCAATATTCATTTCATTTATAAAGTCAGGTTCTTACAAAAATTTCTTAAGCCAAAATATCCATTTTTGTCAACAAGTTACCAAAATACCAAGGCACCTTACAGTTGCCAACACAGATTTATATGAATTTGGAATCACCCTCCACCTCTAGGTTAATAACGTGCAGTTATTTGTCTAAGTTTTTGGTAAGCACATTCCTAAAAGACAGTCACGAGCACCACAAACAGTGAACCTTGTTCATATTCTAAAAAAATTTCATTACAGACTCTTACACCACATTTGCAAACTCCCTACGCATTA
This is a stretch of genomic DNA from Papaver somniferum cultivar HN1 chromosome 1, ASM357369v1, whole genome shotgun sequence. It encodes these proteins:
- the LOC113300318 gene encoding integrator complex subunit 9-like isoform X2, encoding MKLTCLSKGDGYHFPPCYIITLCDFNILLDCPIDLSALTIFSPIPTSSYQPEAVEIPNSLLYSCEPKRRRIEKTLHADDLIHAEPCYRTVTNLNLWDVSSIDLVLISSPMGMLGLPFLTRNENFSAKIYATEAAATLGRLMMLDLVSMQKEFKQYYGTNQSEYPRWMTWEEIKLLHPTVKNIAVGENGADLGSWQPLYCAENVEKCTERLQYLKYGEETCFSDTLIIKPFSSGNDVIIFSDLSLLHSAAKDADGNRNFPTFQVPTASDVLAFRNGNDSEEEFSKSVVNTGESSEEMDKLAYICAHAIDSVKAGGSVLVPIGRLGIVLQLLEQISLSLKSSNLKVPILIVSSVAKEVLDYTNVVPEWLCRQRQEKLYSGEALFGHGDLIKRNNLHLFKEIHSPDFLMTFQEPCIVFSPHWSLRIGPVVHFLRRWSSDHNSLLVLEQGVDAELALLPFKPVAMKVLQCSFLSGIKMEKIQPLLDMLQPEYVLFPEDLRQQFPSHVTSSFSCIHYSINEMLHLPRVRDYVTNMETELAFQLEPRRMEHESIAIARLRGKIFIHNGKYVLVSMKEPIDSSIMHDLTHWDSPDSKLLLEALNGRGINGSISQDRSFLEISEPSKALIQFHPAQTIISTDEKALANEIFEALSTVLNKI
- the LOC113300318 gene encoding integrator complex subunit 9-like isoform X1 — translated: MKLTCLSKGDGYHFPPCYIITLCDFNILLDCPIDLSALTIFSPIPTSSYQPEAVEIPNSLLYSCEPKRRRIEKTLHADDLIHAEPCYRTVTNLNLWDVSSIDLVLISSPMGMLGLPFLTRNENFSAKIYATEAAATLGRLMMLDLVSMQKEFKQYYGTNQSEYPRWMTWEEIKLLHPTVKNIAVGENGADLGSWQPLYCAENVEKCTERLQYLKYGEETCFSDTLIIKPFSSGLEIGSSNWTICSSGRSITWLSSSIFDSAHAMNFDYHSLQGNDVIIFSDLSLLHSAAKDADGNRNFPTFQVPTASDVLAFRNGNDSEEEFSKSVVNTGESSEEMDKLAYICAHAIDSVKAGGSVLVPIGRLGIVLQLLEQISLSLKSSNLKVPILIVSSVAKEVLDYTNVVPEWLCRQRQEKLYSGEALFGHGDLIKRNNLHLFKEIHSPDFLMTFQEPCIVFSPHWSLRIGPVVHFLRRWSSDHNSLLVLEQGVDAELALLPFKPVAMKVLQCSFLSGIKMEKIQPLLDMLQPEYVLFPEDLRQQFPSHVTSSFSCIHYSINEMLHLPRVRDYVTNMETELAFQLEPRRMEHESIAIARLRGKIFIHNGKYVLVSMKEPIDSSIMHDLTHWDSPDSKLLLEALNGRGINGSISQDRSFLEISEPSKALIQFHPAQTIISTDEKALANEIFEALSTVLNKI